In Paenibacillus sp. FSL M7-0420, a single genomic region encodes these proteins:
- a CDS encoding sensor histidine kinase, producing the protein MLKFPAVSMRHTIFIRMVVTYLAIILPILLLGLYLYNWSYRNASQDLSRATLSQLTYYLEDLNREVEWMEIQQYDLAQDTELNKIAVTWNYMDDVQKRESLNYITQRLTSLKNSSAYIGDVFVHIRTINKTLSAMNGIDDFDSSKFNFFRSVDLRKEGRLINWNNFLELSVTQSSGRRNEPPLFIVQIELDNEKLKDSLRAINAYEESGSLLVSRLTDYALGTENSSPELIESYHRAIDEGNLYNWELDGIRYHIDSFTSDKLGMAVATYLPEKAVKRPLTKFVVWAWLFAAASFLAVLIYSYATYKFVQKPLLVLIRSFKRMESGSLDIQIDHGRKDEFGYLYLRFNQMLSRLRMLIDQDYTQKLMMQRAELKQLQSQINPHFLYNSFFILSALAKQGDSSRIEEFSGMLGEYFRFITRNGEDNVRLAEETRHSRMYTEIQKMRFSRRIQVQFDDLPEAMEELRVPRLILQPIIENAYEHCLEKQAEDGELRVSFEQEEREIRIIVEDNGSGLTDERIETLRRRLNQNGGTHEVTGMSNIHRRIQLIYGEGSGLFLDRSMLSGLRVEIRIRLTGGEGLVQTIDR; encoded by the coding sequence GTGCTTAAGTTTCCTGCGGTGTCGATGCGCCACACTATTTTTATCCGGATGGTTGTCACTTATCTCGCTATTATTCTGCCGATTCTGCTGCTTGGACTCTACCTCTACAACTGGAGCTACAGGAATGCAAGCCAGGACCTGTCCAGAGCGACGCTGTCGCAGCTAACCTATTATCTGGAGGACCTGAACCGCGAGGTGGAGTGGATGGAGATCCAGCAGTATGATCTTGCCCAGGATACCGAGCTGAACAAGATTGCCGTCACCTGGAATTACATGGACGATGTTCAAAAGCGGGAGAGCCTGAACTACATCACGCAGCGGCTCACCTCCCTGAAGAACAGCAGCGCCTACATCGGCGATGTGTTCGTTCATATCCGTACCATTAACAAAACGCTGTCCGCGATGAACGGCATCGATGATTTTGACAGCAGCAAGTTCAATTTCTTCCGGTCCGTCGATCTCAGAAAAGAAGGCCGGCTGATCAACTGGAACAACTTTCTGGAGCTAAGCGTTACCCAATCCAGCGGCAGGAGGAATGAGCCTCCGCTGTTCATCGTTCAGATCGAGCTGGACAACGAGAAGCTGAAGGATTCGCTCCGGGCGATCAACGCGTACGAGGAGAGCGGCTCGCTGCTGGTCTCGCGGCTGACGGATTATGCGCTCGGTACAGAGAACAGCTCCCCGGAGCTGATTGAGAGCTATCACCGGGCGATCGATGAGGGGAATCTGTACAACTGGGAGCTGGACGGAATACGGTATCATATTGACAGCTTCACCTCGGACAAGCTGGGGATGGCTGTGGCCACCTATTTGCCGGAGAAGGCGGTCAAGCGGCCGCTGACCAAGTTCGTGGTCTGGGCCTGGCTGTTCGCGGCGGCGTCCTTCCTGGCGGTGCTGATCTATTCCTACGCGACCTATAAGTTCGTCCAGAAGCCGCTGCTTGTGCTGATCCGCAGCTTCAAACGGATGGAGAGCGGCTCGCTGGATATTCAGATTGACCATGGCCGCAAGGATGAATTTGGCTATCTGTATCTCCGGTTCAACCAGATGCTCAGCCGGCTGCGGATGCTGATTGACCAGGATTACACCCAGAAGCTGATGATGCAGCGGGCGGAGCTGAAGCAGCTCCAGTCGCAGATCAATCCGCATTTCCTCTATAACAGCTTCTTCATTCTCAGCGCCCTGGCGAAGCAGGGGGACAGCTCCCGGATTGAGGAATTCTCCGGCATGCTGGGCGAATATTTCCGGTTCATCACCCGTAACGGAGAGGATAATGTCCGGCTTGCGGAGGAGACGCGCCATTCCCGGATGTATACGGAGATCCAGAAGATGCGCTTCTCCAGGCGCATTCAGGTTCAGTTCGATGACCTGCCGGAAGCGATGGAGGAGCTGCGGGTTCCGCGTCTGATTCTCCAGCCGATTATCGAGAATGCCTATGAGCATTGTCTGGAGAAGCAGGCGGAGGATGGGGAGCTGCGGGTTTCTTTTGAACAGGAGGAACGGGAGATTCGCATTATTGTTGAGGATAACGGAAGCGGGCTGACCGATGAACGGATCGAGACCCTGAGAAGGCGGCTGAATCAGAACGGCGGAACGCATGAAGTCACCGGCATGAGCAATATCCACCGGCGTATCCAATTAATCTACGGGGAAGGCAGCGGCCTGTTCCTGGACAGAAGCATGTTAAGCGGCCTCCGGGTCGAGATCCGGATTAGACTGACGGGAGGTGAAGGTCTTGTACAGACTATTGATCGTTGA
- a CDS encoding response regulator transcription factor codes for MYRLLIVDDEEIITDGLYEAFNQLLPDKLDVYKVYSAKAALEWLSRTRIDIVLTDIRMPGMSGLEMSEQIREFWPRSRIVFLTGYSEFDYAYSALQLPGARYLLKTEGFDKIIETVQEVLQEIEQGNMLSELLEQSREQRDSMETAAQGDYLRHLLQDSQALCKDTDALRADFSKLGISLKADTPVMLVLGRLTYPEGISYMDRRELLTSSRLIWNSHLAEMTRHAWVLDRHGDLLWLLQPLHNAGAAFGVNFARYLEGTLEMIQESCRQTLGLPVAFTVSGSACAWTETGRHYERLHRLQQMKIGDGISMVQIDRSGPPEPDAVRETGVRLHQRVENLAAHLDAGRRERFAETLEDIREGIHSGVSVEEAAELYYTVALVLLSHMNRSELYSLVNEYGKLMRLDEHSSLGEGIYYLERLASDLFERRSTAEKERSSEVIERICDYIHSHLGEDLSLVRLAELHYFNPSYLSRFFKQEQGINLSEYIDQCRAVKAKELLGNETLKIRDVALYVGYEAHHSFTRFFKKMTGMTPQEYRESLHVNL; via the coding sequence TTGTACAGACTATTGATCGTTGATGATGAAGAGATAATAACAGACGGCTTATACGAGGCGTTCAACCAGCTGCTTCCGGACAAGCTTGATGTCTACAAGGTCTATTCGGCCAAAGCGGCCCTGGAGTGGCTCTCGCGCACCCGGATCGATATTGTGCTGACCGATATCCGCATGCCCGGCATGAGCGGGCTGGAGATGTCTGAGCAAATCCGGGAGTTCTGGCCGCGGTCGCGGATTGTTTTTCTGACCGGCTACAGCGAATTCGATTACGCCTATAGTGCGCTGCAGCTTCCCGGGGCCCGTTATCTGCTGAAGACGGAGGGCTTCGACAAGATTATTGAGACGGTGCAGGAGGTGCTGCAGGAGATTGAGCAGGGCAACATGCTGAGCGAGCTGCTGGAGCAGTCCAGGGAGCAGCGCGATTCCATGGAGACGGCGGCGCAGGGCGATTATCTCCGCCATCTGCTTCAGGACAGCCAGGCCTTGTGTAAGGATACGGATGCGTTACGTGCAGACTTCAGCAAGCTGGGTATCAGCCTTAAGGCTGATACCCCGGTCATGCTCGTTCTTGGACGGCTTACCTACCCGGAGGGCATCTCTTACATGGACCGGCGTGAGCTTCTGACCTCTTCCCGGCTGATCTGGAATTCCCATCTGGCGGAGATGACCCGGCATGCCTGGGTGCTTGACAGGCACGGGGATCTCCTGTGGCTGCTGCAGCCTCTGCACAATGCCGGGGCTGCCTTCGGCGTGAATTTCGCGCGGTATCTGGAGGGGACGCTGGAGATGATCCAGGAGTCCTGCCGGCAGACGCTGGGCCTGCCGGTTGCTTTTACGGTCAGTGGCTCGGCCTGTGCCTGGACAGAGACCGGACGCCATTACGAGCGGCTTCACCGTCTGCAGCAGATGAAGATCGGGGACGGCATCTCCATGGTGCAGATTGACCGCAGCGGTCCGCCGGAGCCTGACGCAGTCCGTGAGACGGGAGTGCGGCTCCACCAGCGGGTGGAGAATCTTGCGGCCCATCTGGATGCCGGACGGCGGGAGCGGTTCGCTGAGACGCTGGAGGACATCCGGGAAGGCATTCATTCGGGCGTCTCCGTGGAAGAAGCCGCCGAGCTGTATTATACAGTTGCCCTTGTGCTGCTGTCCCATATGAACCGCTCGGAGCTCTACAGCCTTGTCAATGAATATGGCAAGCTGATGCGGCTGGATGAGCATTCGTCCCTGGGGGAGGGCATCTATTATCTGGAGAGGCTGGCCTCAGATCTCTTCGAGCGGAGAAGCACAGCCGAGAAGGAACGCTCCTCGGAGGTTATTGAACGGATCTGCGATTATATCCACAGCCATTTGGGCGAAGACCTGTCTCTGGTGCGGCTGGCCGAGCTGCATTATTTCAATCCGTCGTACCTGTCCCGCTTCTTCAAGCAGGAGCAGGGAATTAACCTGTCTGAGTACATTGATCAATGCCGGGCTGTAAAAGCGAAGGAGCTGCTGGGAAATGAAACGCTCAAGATCCGCGATGTGGCGCTGTATGTCGGTTATGAGGCCCACCATTCCTTCACCCGGTTCTTCAAAAAAATGACGGGAATGACCCCCCAGGAATACAGGGAGTCTCTGCATGTAAATTTATAA
- a CDS encoding RICIN domain-containing protein, translating to MRKRKLSLSMKLLVMLALLLTPMQSGGGTANAWEGSPVPKLHVSGNQLVNSSGQPVLLSGWHQPTGAYWTYQNSNYYLNRNGGNRHKATLEYLKEITDTFTSTSGKYGNSHGWYSNQVRLFIDREDMGDVAAGTYNFAGLQAATQNLIIPYVEYAKTKGLYVTLGLDFTLLDNKATTQANLDKFNQIWGYLASQPGLKSADNVMFELVNEPVLSDVNGQWGGNPSQPNFAAFWNSLKNFQNSMISTIRSKGADNVIWASGLGWDQHYQLTASSPLTDPLNNYGYAVHWYPGYGAYDNYNSLQQIWDSSIKPAADAYPINITETTWFKNQPGDSAYWDLFNGTNAGFGKNTKAIFTAAGNVSIAVHMNGFLLNPGPKSSFADPDGGLLYDGNATRDGMARFIFEWYYERAQFNPWNGVWNGVTNNAKYKLINRASGKAIDVPNGQNTNSLQLQQWPENTALAQQWTVTDMGTYNNIYRLRSVNSSDNKVMDVRNGTKNNGEAIQLMQDLNNTAQQFRLIKLSNGYWSILNVNSNKAVEVTGASIADGAKLQQNLYRGDLHQQWKLVQVN from the coding sequence GTGAGAAAAAGGAAGTTAAGCTTATCCATGAAGCTGCTGGTGATGCTGGCCCTGCTGCTGACGCCGATGCAGTCCGGCGGCGGCACTGCAAACGCTTGGGAGGGTTCGCCTGTTCCCAAGCTGCATGTAAGCGGCAATCAGCTGGTGAACAGCAGCGGGCAGCCTGTGCTGCTAAGCGGCTGGCATCAGCCTACCGGGGCTTACTGGACGTATCAGAACAGCAATTATTACCTAAACCGCAACGGCGGGAACCGGCATAAGGCTACTCTGGAGTACCTGAAGGAGATCACGGATACCTTCACCAGCACCTCCGGCAAATACGGCAACAGCCACGGCTGGTACTCGAATCAGGTCCGCCTGTTCATCGACCGGGAGGATATGGGCGATGTCGCAGCAGGAACGTATAACTTCGCGGGCCTTCAGGCAGCTACCCAGAATCTGATCATTCCCTATGTGGAGTATGCGAAGACGAAGGGGCTGTATGTCACGCTGGGGCTGGACTTCACCCTGCTGGACAATAAGGCGACCACCCAGGCCAATCTGGACAAGTTCAATCAGATCTGGGGTTACCTGGCCTCCCAGCCGGGACTCAAGAGCGCGGATAATGTCATGTTCGAGCTGGTGAACGAGCCGGTGCTGAGCGATGTGAACGGACAATGGGGCGGCAATCCCTCCCAGCCTAACTTCGCAGCGTTCTGGAATTCGCTGAAGAACTTCCAGAACTCCATGATCTCCACGATCCGCAGCAAGGGCGCGGATAATGTGATCTGGGCTTCCGGACTTGGCTGGGATCAGCATTATCAGCTGACGGCATCCAGTCCGCTGACCGATCCGCTGAACAATTACGGCTATGCCGTACACTGGTATCCGGGCTACGGCGCTTATGACAATTACAACTCGCTTCAGCAGATCTGGGATAGCAGCATCAAGCCTGCTGCCGATGCTTACCCGATCAATATTACTGAAACGACCTGGTTCAAGAACCAGCCGGGCGATTCCGCGTATTGGGATCTGTTCAACGGTACGAACGCAGGCTTCGGCAAGAATACCAAAGCGATCTTCACCGCCGCCGGCAATGTCAGCATTGCGGTCCATATGAACGGCTTCCTGCTCAATCCCGGTCCCAAAAGCTCCTTCGCCGATCCCGACGGCGGGCTGCTCTATGACGGCAACGCCACCCGGGACGGCATGGCGCGCTTTATCTTCGAATGGTATTACGAGCGGGCACAGTTCAACCCCTGGAACGGGGTGTGGAACGGGGTCACCAACAATGCGAAGTATAAGCTGATCAACCGGGCGTCCGGCAAAGCGATTGACGTTCCGAACGGGCAGAATACGAACTCCCTTCAGCTCCAGCAGTGGCCGGAGAACACCGCGCTGGCTCAGCAATGGACGGTTACGGATATGGGTACGTACAATAATATTTACCGGCTGCGCAGCGTGAATTCTTCCGACAATAAGGTGATGGATGTGCGTAACGGCACGAAGAATAACGGCGAAGCCATCCAGCTGATGCAGGATTTGAACAATACCGCCCAGCAGTTCCGGCTCATCAAGCTGAGCAACGGCTACTGGAGCATTCTTAATGTGAACAGTAACAAGGCAGTCGAAGTCACAGGAGCCTCCATCGCAGACGGAGCGAAGCTCCAGCAGAACCTCTACCGCGGGGATCTGCACCAGCAGTGGAAGCTGGTCCAGGTGAACTAG
- a CDS encoding glycoside hydrolase family 27 protein, producing MDKQQQLGLTPPMGWNSWNTFTWDINEQLIREAADTLVADGYKDAGYEYIVIDDCWSLKERDKDGKLVADPVKFPNGMKAVADYIHSKGLKFGMYSCVGTHTCAGYPGSFEHEFQDAASLAEWGVDFLKYDYCFKPRHMSGELLYKRMSLALKNCGRDILFSACNWGEDNVYQWIRESGAHMYRSTGDIQDSWESIKTLALSQLDKAPYTGAYCHNDLDMLVVGMYGGSNSDFIGSQIGGCTDVEYKTHFSLWSLMGSPLMIGSDIRKANEATKNILLNPDLIAINQDIEGRGAYRIKPEPQWFHTNEVFMLVKVLADGDLAIGFFNLSDGQREMSLQFWDFGLPYASGKSLSLYDCWEHKELGVFRERFAPVVPAHDCLIVRAKIV from the coding sequence ATGGACAAACAGCAACAGCTTGGCTTAACGCCTCCGATGGGATGGAATTCGTGGAACACGTTTACTTGGGATATCAACGAGCAATTGATCCGGGAAGCGGCCGATACACTGGTGGCGGACGGTTATAAGGATGCAGGGTACGAATACATTGTTATTGACGACTGCTGGAGCCTGAAGGAACGGGACAAGGATGGCAAGCTGGTGGCTGATCCGGTTAAATTTCCGAACGGAATGAAGGCGGTTGCAGATTATATTCACTCTAAGGGACTGAAGTTCGGCATGTACTCTTGTGTGGGAACGCATACCTGCGCAGGGTATCCGGGCAGCTTCGAGCATGAATTCCAGGATGCCGCGTCGCTGGCGGAATGGGGCGTAGACTTCCTGAAGTATGATTACTGCTTCAAGCCGCGACATATGTCGGGCGAACTGCTGTACAAGCGGATGAGTCTCGCACTTAAGAACTGTGGAAGAGACATTCTTTTCTCCGCATGTAACTGGGGTGAGGATAATGTCTACCAGTGGATTCGTGAATCCGGCGCGCATATGTACCGTTCCACCGGCGACATTCAGGACAGCTGGGAATCGATCAAGACCCTGGCCCTGTCGCAGCTCGATAAAGCCCCCTACACCGGTGCGTACTGCCATAACGACCTGGATATGCTCGTTGTGGGCATGTACGGGGGGAGCAACAGCGACTTCATCGGCAGCCAGATCGGCGGCTGCACGGATGTGGAGTACAAGACACACTTCTCGCTGTGGAGCCTGATGGGTTCTCCGCTGATGATCGGCAGTGATATCCGCAAGGCGAACGAGGCCACCAAGAACATTCTGCTTAACCCCGATCTGATTGCCATCAATCAGGATATCGAGGGCCGGGGGGCTTACCGCATTAAGCCGGAGCCGCAGTGGTTCCATACCAATGAAGTGTTCATGCTGGTCAAAGTGCTGGCGGACGGTGACCTCGCAATCGGGTTCTTCAATCTGAGTGATGGTCAAAGAGAGATGTCGCTGCAATTCTGGGATTTCGGGCTTCCGTATGCCTCCGGCAAATCGCTGTCGCTGTATGACTGCTGGGAGCACAAGGAGCTTGGAGTGTTCAGAGAACGGTTCGCTCCGGTTGTGCCGGCTCATGACTGTCTGATTGTACGGGCCAAGATCGTCTAA
- a CDS encoding TetR/AcrR family transcriptional regulator, with protein sequence MIERSTDMRAVRSRTQMENALLSILEKEGIKGLKVKNLCEQAGINRGTFYLHYRDIFHLIEETSFFQGLLEVFAPIQMQELMDYPDPQAAFPPITKAFEYMQQHASFFKALFHPDAPAEIQERLRYLTGTRLYDHLKHQQPEMDKESRLFTEYAIAYLGNAQFGLIHHWFTSGRAMPPEDIARMLTVYIRNAPCLDNTDPLTTPP encoded by the coding sequence ATGATTGAACGTAGTACTGACATGAGAGCCGTCCGCAGCCGCACTCAAATGGAAAACGCCTTATTGTCTATCTTGGAGAAGGAAGGAATTAAAGGGCTGAAGGTCAAAAACCTTTGTGAACAAGCAGGGATTAACCGGGGCACCTTCTATTTGCATTATAGAGATATTTTTCATCTGATTGAGGAGACATCATTTTTCCAAGGACTATTAGAGGTATTTGCGCCTATCCAGATGCAAGAGTTAATGGACTATCCTGATCCGCAAGCAGCATTCCCTCCTATTACTAAGGCCTTTGAGTATATGCAGCAGCACGCCAGTTTTTTCAAGGCGCTATTCCATCCGGATGCTCCGGCTGAGATCCAGGAACGGCTGCGTTATCTGACCGGTACACGCTTATATGATCATCTGAAGCATCAGCAACCGGAGATGGATAAAGAAAGCCGTCTGTTTACTGAATATGCCATCGCTTATTTGGGTAACGCACAATTTGGGCTTATCCATCACTGGTTTACGAGCGGCCGTGCCATGCCGCCTGAAGACATAGCCAGAATGTTAACCGTATATATACGGAATGCGCCCTGTCTTGACAACACTGATCCTCTAACAACACCCCCATAA
- a CDS encoding aldo/keto reductase: MEYRYLGKTGTKVSSFALGGSGFGTRTSEEESRQIIDKALDYGINLVDTSNIYGKGESERVIGQAIKHRRQDVLLASKFGAESSEKINQSGGSRRWIRTAVEQSLLRLQTDYIDIYQLHLPLEWMGYEEILLTLNDLVKEGKIHHIGTSNHLGGQLVHGQAISDRYHIQRFVSEQTPYSLINRRMEFELAGIAKQYQLSLFVYSPLSGGLLTGKYKPGQPAQRGTRASELKGYMDNLDPELAENENKFKIIAQLQQLANESGMELADMAIAFTQSHPAVTSTIWGPRTLDQLNAYISGAGIRLSTEVLDAVDGIVPPGKRVDDKEQTWTPEWMEPEQRRRHM; encoded by the coding sequence ATGGAATATCGTTATCTTGGAAAGACAGGTACTAAGGTCAGCAGCTTTGCGCTCGGCGGGTCTGGTTTTGGAACCAGGACAAGTGAAGAAGAGAGCCGGCAAATCATAGATAAGGCTTTGGATTACGGGATTAATCTGGTGGATACCTCTAATATTTACGGAAAGGGGGAATCAGAACGTGTAATAGGCCAAGCCATTAAGCACCGACGGCAGGATGTTCTGCTGGCTTCTAAATTTGGTGCGGAGTCTTCTGAGAAAATCAATCAGAGCGGCGGGTCACGCCGCTGGATACGGACGGCTGTCGAGCAAAGTCTGTTACGCCTGCAAACCGATTATATAGACATTTATCAGCTTCATCTTCCGCTGGAGTGGATGGGCTATGAAGAAATTCTGCTTACCTTGAACGATTTGGTGAAGGAGGGGAAAATCCATCATATCGGTACCTCCAATCACCTCGGCGGGCAGCTTGTGCATGGACAGGCGATTAGTGACCGGTATCATATTCAGCGTTTTGTAAGTGAACAGACACCCTATTCGTTGATTAACCGGCGCATGGAATTTGAACTTGCCGGAATCGCCAAGCAATACCAGTTGTCTCTATTTGTGTATAGTCCTTTATCCGGGGGTTTGCTGACTGGCAAATATAAACCGGGCCAGCCTGCACAACGCGGCACACGCGCTTCCGAATTAAAAGGATACATGGATAATCTCGACCCGGAATTAGCCGAAAATGAAAACAAGTTCAAGATCATTGCCCAATTGCAGCAGTTGGCCAATGAATCCGGGATGGAACTTGCGGATATGGCCATCGCTTTTACACAAAGCCATCCGGCCGTCACCTCCACTATATGGGGGCCACGGACCTTGGACCAATTAAATGCCTATATCTCCGGTGCGGGGATCAGGCTCAGCACAGAGGTGCTGGATGCGGTTGATGGTATAGTTCCGCCAGGCAAGCGGGTGGATGATAAAGAACAAACCTGGACTCCGGAGTGGATGGAGCCGGAACAGCGCAGGCGGCACATGTAG